A window of the Hippoglossus stenolepis isolate QCI-W04-F060 chromosome 8, HSTE1.2, whole genome shotgun sequence genome harbors these coding sequences:
- the LOC118113194 gene encoding poliovirus receptor homolog isoform X1, with protein sequence MARHDARNWHDSTSVMGLLFLVASILAGHGAAGQRVKVEAEVLSYPGQTVNLRCAFTDATGIQLTMVTWIYEPKEGERINIAVFHPSFSPNYPDSPMKGRVSFSPSTPKLASPSIQITEVRMTDEGRYICEYATYPIGNEQGITYLVMLAKPQNSASIVTVEAGTKPVVVARCESVDGRPAAQISWVTTANGNGTSVSKLGKDNTVTMTSEYIMVPTAADNGKDISCVVVHRTQVKPESFPLKLAVQYAPQVTIEGYDNNWYVGRTNVVLTCQATGNPIPISVLWKTMSGVMPDTVQTNGKELKVLKVDEAVNTTFVCEVRNRIGTSRDQVTAIVREPTVNPSNAGVVAGAVIGSLLALLLVAALIAVLVTRSRRQQQGYRANGGSDMKTRIFGGGKKASKNGTSGGAGTGGVGGGNNNGPIYVYNESSSHQALGEKNNHHQPLTMGSRPEVAATTPTAQDILLSNELDDAERRKFDELEDEERYDNFTGGAPILQLRPHNDQEDMIGDYMDDDMESQRDGSVISRTAVYV encoded by the exons GAGCGGCAGGTCAGCGAGTGAAGGTGGAGGCGGAGGTGTTGTCGTATCCTGGCCAGACGGTGAACTTACGCTGTGCCTTCACTGATGCCACAGGGATTCAGCTCACAATG GTTACTTGGATCTACGAGCCGAAGGAGGGCGAGAGGATCAACATCGCCGTGTTTCACCCCAGCTTTTCTCCCAACTACCCCGACTCGCCTATGAAGGGCAGGGTCAGCTTCTCACCCAGCACCCCGAAGCTGGCCAGCCCTTCCATCCAGATCACTGAAGTGAGGATGACGGATGAGGGGAGGTACATCTGCGAATATGCCACCTACCCAATTGGCAACGAGCAGGGCATCACCTATCTGGTCATGCTGG CTAAGCCTCAGAACTCGGCCTCCATCGTAACAGTGGAAGCGGGCACTAAGCCGGTGGTGGTGGCGCGCTGCGAGTCCGTAGATGGCCGACCCGCTGCCCAGATCTCCTGGGTGACCACGGCCAACGGGAATGGGACGTCGGTGTCGAAATTGGGCAAGGACAACACGGTGACGATGACCAGCGAGTATATCATGGTTCCCACAGCGGCAGACAATGGGAAGGACATCAGTTGTGTCGTGGTCCACCGGACACAGGTTAAACCAGAGAGCTTCCCCTTGAAGCTCGCAGTCCAAT ACGCCCCTCAGGTGACAATCGAGGGTTATGACAATAATTGGTACGTGGGTCGTACAAATGTGGTGCTCACCTGCCAAGCTACCGGAAACCCCATTCCGATCTCTGTCCTGTGGAAGAC AATGTCAGGAGTGATGCCAGACACGGTGCAGACCAATGGCAAGGAGCTGAAGGTGCTCAAGGTGGACGAGGCTGTCAACACCACTTTTGTCTGCGAGGTCAGGAACCGCATTGGGACCAGCAGGGATCAGGTCACAGCCATCGTCAGAG AGCCCACAGTGAACCCATCCAATGCTGGCGTGGTGGCGggagctgtgattggctccctGCTGGCCCTCCTTTTGGTCGCCGCTCTCATTGCCGTGCTCGTCACCCGTAGCCGCAGGCAACAGCAGGGCTACCGTGCCAATGGCGGCAGTGACATGAAGACGCGCATATTTGGCGGAGGCAAGAAGGCCAGCAAGAATGGCACGAGCGGAGGTGCGGGAACCGGCGGCGTGGGGGGCGGGAACAACAACGGGCCCATCTATGTTTACAACGAGAGCTCGTCCCACCAGGCCCtcggagagaaaaacaaccaccACCAGCCTCTCACCATGGGAAGTCGGCCTGAAGTCGCCGCCACGACACCCACCGCCCAAGACATCCTGTTGAGCAATGAATTAGATGacgcagagaggaggaagtttgatgagctggaggacgaggagaggtATGACAACTTCACTGGAGGTGCCCCCATCCTTCAGCTCCGCCCACACAACGACCAGGAAGATATGATCGGAGATTACATGGATGACGACATGGAGTCCCAGCGGGATGGCTCCGTCATCTCACGGACTGCAGTTTACgtatag
- the LOC118113194 gene encoding nectin-2 isoform X4, with translation MVTWIYEPKEGERINIAVFHPSFSPNYPDSPMKGRVSFSPSTPKLASPSIQITEVRMTDEGRYICEYATYPIGNEQGITYLVMLAKPQNSASIVTVEAGTKPVVVARCESVDGRPAAQISWVTTANGNGTSVSKLGKDNTVTMTSEYIMVPTAADNGKDISCVVVHRTQVKPESFPLKLAVQYAPQVTIEGYDNNWYVGRTNVVLTCQATGNPIPISVLWKTMSGVMPDTVQTNGKELKVLKVDEAVNTTFVCEVRNRIGTSRDQVTAIVREPTVNPSNAGVVAGAVIGSLLALLLVAALIAVLVTRSRRQQQGYRANGGSDMKTRIFGGGKKASKNGTSGGAGTGGVGGGNNNGPIYVYNESSSHQALGEKNNHHQPLTMGSRPEVAATTPTAQDILLSNELDDAERRKFDELEDEERYDNFTGGAPILQLRPHNDQEDMIGDYMDDDMESQRDGSVISRTAVYV, from the exons ATG GTTACTTGGATCTACGAGCCGAAGGAGGGCGAGAGGATCAACATCGCCGTGTTTCACCCCAGCTTTTCTCCCAACTACCCCGACTCGCCTATGAAGGGCAGGGTCAGCTTCTCACCCAGCACCCCGAAGCTGGCCAGCCCTTCCATCCAGATCACTGAAGTGAGGATGACGGATGAGGGGAGGTACATCTGCGAATATGCCACCTACCCAATTGGCAACGAGCAGGGCATCACCTATCTGGTCATGCTGG CTAAGCCTCAGAACTCGGCCTCCATCGTAACAGTGGAAGCGGGCACTAAGCCGGTGGTGGTGGCGCGCTGCGAGTCCGTAGATGGCCGACCCGCTGCCCAGATCTCCTGGGTGACCACGGCCAACGGGAATGGGACGTCGGTGTCGAAATTGGGCAAGGACAACACGGTGACGATGACCAGCGAGTATATCATGGTTCCCACAGCGGCAGACAATGGGAAGGACATCAGTTGTGTCGTGGTCCACCGGACACAGGTTAAACCAGAGAGCTTCCCCTTGAAGCTCGCAGTCCAAT ACGCCCCTCAGGTGACAATCGAGGGTTATGACAATAATTGGTACGTGGGTCGTACAAATGTGGTGCTCACCTGCCAAGCTACCGGAAACCCCATTCCGATCTCTGTCCTGTGGAAGAC AATGTCAGGAGTGATGCCAGACACGGTGCAGACCAATGGCAAGGAGCTGAAGGTGCTCAAGGTGGACGAGGCTGTCAACACCACTTTTGTCTGCGAGGTCAGGAACCGCATTGGGACCAGCAGGGATCAGGTCACAGCCATCGTCAGAG AGCCCACAGTGAACCCATCCAATGCTGGCGTGGTGGCGggagctgtgattggctccctGCTGGCCCTCCTTTTGGTCGCCGCTCTCATTGCCGTGCTCGTCACCCGTAGCCGCAGGCAACAGCAGGGCTACCGTGCCAATGGCGGCAGTGACATGAAGACGCGCATATTTGGCGGAGGCAAGAAGGCCAGCAAGAATGGCACGAGCGGAGGTGCGGGAACCGGCGGCGTGGGGGGCGGGAACAACAACGGGCCCATCTATGTTTACAACGAGAGCTCGTCCCACCAGGCCCtcggagagaaaaacaaccaccACCAGCCTCTCACCATGGGAAGTCGGCCTGAAGTCGCCGCCACGACACCCACCGCCCAAGACATCCTGTTGAGCAATGAATTAGATGacgcagagaggaggaagtttgatgagctggaggacgaggagaggtATGACAACTTCACTGGAGGTGCCCCCATCCTTCAGCTCCGCCCACACAACGACCAGGAAGATATGATCGGAGATTACATGGATGACGACATGGAGTCCCAGCGGGATGGCTCCGTCATCTCACGGACTGCAGTTTACgtatag